The proteins below are encoded in one region of Ostrea edulis chromosome 3, xbOstEdul1.1, whole genome shotgun sequence:
- the LOC125674624 gene encoding serine/threonine-protein phosphatase 6 regulatory ankyrin repeat subunit A-like has translation MVSILDSVNNNNPRFLKVLLAVPQSINKRELEAAFLRSSKLGHAECIRCILATGIDTEIQDTNGKTPLFLAVEYDKPALVEILLDSHCNTNVRGPGQSTPAHLAAKLYHNPCLELLVSQQAKLNLRDSCGNTPLIIASKYGNYEGMGILLKAGCDVDVQNKEGCTALHYASHKARGVKLLLAAGADPNVRDVDNITPLIMAASEGFDEVVKSLVKAKCDVNVQNNSAKKTALHILAWKGHSDCINDLILGGADVNIYDKFYHTPMWYAVKNKRYEVVKLLLRANYVVDTFQCLPTIPSEACPVRLALSEGMIDVIKLFVLTGFDKGHLRARLQDAELRGKLDHYEDIEHWLEHAEGVLTLKQIGRQWIRHHLGLAFYHHLHLLPIPPAMKDFISMKELDEEH, from the exons ATGGTCAG CATTTTGGACTCAGTGAACAATAACAACCCTCGCTTCCTGAAAGTCCTCCTGGCTGTCCCACAATCCATCAATAAACGAGAGCTGGAGGCCGCATTCCTACGGAGCTCAAAACTAGGTCACGCGGAGTGCATCCGCTGCATTCTCGCCACAGGAATTGACACAGAAATACAAGACACGAACGGGAAAACTCCTCTATTTTTAGCGGTAGAATACGACAAACCTGCTCTGGTTGAAATTCTGCTGGACTCGCACTGCAATACAAATGTTCGGGGCCCTGGACAATCTACACCTGCCCACCTCGCAGCCAAACTGTACCACAACCCATGTCTGGAATTACTGGTGTCTCAGCAAGCTAAACTTAACTTGAGGGATTCCTGTGGGAATACCCCTTTGATCATTGCTTCAAAGTATGGGAATTATGAGGGGATGGGGATCCTACTCAAAGCTGGATGCGATGTGGATGTTCAGAACAAGGAGGGGTGTACCGCTCTACATTACGCCAGCCACAAGGCACGTGGGGTCAAGCTGTTGTTGGCGGCTGGGGCGGATCCAAATGTTCGAGACGTAGACAATATCACCCCTCTCATCATGGCTGCCAGTGAAGGGTTCGATGAAGTGGTGAAATCGCTGGTGAAAGCAAAGTGTGATGTAAATGTGCAAAATAATTCCGCAAAAAAGACTGCGCTTCACATTTTGGCCTGGAAAGGTCATTCCGACTGCATTAACGACCTAATCCTCGGAGGAGCAGACGTTAATATCTACGACAAATTCTACCATACTCCAATGTGGTATGCAGTCAAAAACAAACGCTACGAGGTTGTAAAACTTCTCCTTCGAGCTAACTACGTTGTTGACACATTTCAATGCTTGCCCACAATCCCCTCTGAGGCCTGTCCTGTCCGACTGGCTCTGTCTGAAGGTATGATTGATGTAATTAAACTCTTTGTTCTCACTGGATTTGACAAGGGGCACCTGCGAGCCCGACTTCAAGATGCAGAACTACGAGGAAAGTTGGACCACTACGAAGATATTGAGCACTGGTTGGAGCATGCGGAAGGCGTGCTGACCCTCAAACAGATTGGTCGTCAGTGGATCCGACACCATCTAGGCCTGGCTTTCTACCACCATCT